The Tachyglossus aculeatus isolate mTacAcu1 chromosome 22, mTacAcu1.pri, whole genome shotgun sequence genome window below encodes:
- the C22H11orf96 gene encoding uncharacterized protein C11orf96 homolog yields the protein MPTPMPGPPAAAVAAKPSEPLGVCSSYQAVMPHPGSPGSPLEEVRPASRPARTARARAKLRRARPARFKTQPVTFDEIQELVEEEGVSALEEEKAKKSFLQSLECLRRSTQNLSLQRDPRDPRLAACKIGNSLDSSDSDSAL from the coding sequence ATGCCCACGCCCATGCCCGGGcccccggcggcggcggtggcggccaaGCCGTCCGAGCCGCTGGGCGTCTGCTCCAGCTACCAGGCGGTGATGCCCCACCCGGGGTCCCCGGGGTCCCCGCTGGAGGAGGTCCGGCCGGCGTCGCGGCCCGCCCGgacggcccgggcccgggccaagCTGCGCAGGGCCCGGCCGGCCCGCTTCAAGACGCAGCCCGTCACCTTCGACGAGATCCAggagctggtggaggaggagggcgtgtcggccctggaggaggagaaagccaaGAAGTCCTTCCTGCAGTCGCTCGAGTGCCTGCGGCGGAGCACCCAGAACCTCAGCCTGCAGCGGGACCCCCGCGACCCCCGGCTGGCCGCCTGCAAGATCGGCAACAGCCTCGACTCCAGCGACTCGGACTCGGCCCTGTGA